One segment of Tenrec ecaudatus isolate mTenEca1 chromosome 1, mTenEca1.hap1, whole genome shotgun sequence DNA contains the following:
- the ZBTB7B gene encoding zinc finger and BTB domain-containing protein 7B — translation MGSPEDDLIGIPFPDHSSELLSCLNEQRQLGHLCDLTIRTQGLEYRTHRAVLAACSHYFKKLFTEGGGSSGGGVGGGGLSAGGGAGAAGVCELDFVGPEALGALLEFAYTATLTTSSANMPAVLQAARLLEIPCVIAACMEILQGSGLEAPSPDEDDCERARQYLEAFATAAASGVPNGEDSPPQAPLPPPQLPPPRPVARRSRKPRKAFLQTKGARANHLVPEVPAHPLTVEEEEVAGRVGSSGGSGLGDSYSPPAGTASPPGGPLSYEGYEGEEEEEELVYPQAYGLAQGSGPPLSPEELGSDEDAIDPDLMAYLSSLHQDALTPGLDGPDKLVRKRRSQMPQECPVCHKIIHGAGKLPRHMRTHTGEKPFACEVCGVRFTRNDKLKIHMRKHTGERPYSCPHCPARFLHSYDLKNHMHLHTGDRPYECHLCHKAFAKEDHLQRHLKGQNCLEVRTRRRRKDDAPPHYPPPSTATPSPAGLDLSPAGLDLSNGHLDTFRLSLARFWEQSAPTGPPASTPGPPDDDDDEGTPTTPQAEGAMESS, via the exons ATGGGGAGCCCGGAGGATGACCTCATTGGGATTCCGTTCCCTGACCACAGCAGTGAGCTCCTGAGCTGCCTCAATGAGCAGCGCCAGCTGGGTCACCTGTGTGACCTCACCATCCGGACGCAGGGTCTGGAGTACCGCACCCACAGGGCCGTCCTGGCAGCCTGCAGCCACTACTTCAAGAAGCTCTTCACTGAGGGCGGGGGTAgctcggggggtggggtggggggtggagggctgTCCGCTGGGGGTGGTGCGGGGGCCGCCGGCGTGTGTGAACTGGACTTTGTGGGGCCGGAGGCACTGGGTGCCCTGCTGGAGTTTGCCTACACGGCTACGCTGACCACCAGCAGCGCCAACATGCCAGCCGTGCTGCAGGCTGCCcggctgctggagatcccctgCGTCATTGCCGCCTGCATGGAGATCCTGCAGGGCAGTGGGCTGGAAGCGCCCAGCCCTGACGAGGATGACTGTGAGCGGGCCCGCCAGTACCTGGAAGCCTTTGCCACAGCGGCGGCCTCTGGAGTGCCCAACGGTGAGGACAGCCCCCCACAGGCTCCCCTCCCACCGCCGCAGCTGCCACCGCCTCGGCCAGTCGCCCGCCGCAGCCGCAAGCCCCGGAAAGCTTTCCTGCAGACCAAGGGGGCCCGGGCGAACCACCTTGTGCCCGAGGTGCCCGCCCATCCCTTGAccgtggaggaagaggaggtggcAGGCAGAGTAGGCAGCAGTGGCGGCAGTGGGCTAGGGGACAGCTACAGCCCTCCTGCAGGAACTGCCTCACCCCCGGGCGGGCCCCTAAGCTATGAGGGCTACGAgggtgaggaagaagaggaagagctggTCTATCCCCAAGCCTACGGGCTGGCCCAGGGCAGTGGGCCTCCGCTGTCCCCGGAGGAGCTGGGCTCTGATGAAGATGCCATCGATCCTGACCTGATGGCCTACCTGAGCTCCCTGCACCAGGACGCCCTGACGCCCGGCCTGGATGGCCCAGACAAACTGGTGCGCAAACGCCGCTCCCAGATGCCCCAGGAgtgcccagtctgccacaagatTATCCACGGGGCCGGCAAGCTGCCTCGCCACATGCGGACCCACACGGGCGAGAAGCCCTTCGCCTGTGAGGTCTGCGGCGTCCGCTTCACCCG GAATGACAAGTTGAAGATCCACATGCGGAAGCACACAGGAGAGCGCCCCTACTCGTGCCCGCACTGCCCAGCCCGCTTCCTGCACAGCTACGACCTCAAGAACCACATGCACCTGCACACAGGGGACCGGCCCTACGAGTGCCACCTGTGCCACAAGGCGTTTGCCAAGGAGGACCACCTGCAACGCCACCTCAAGGGCCAGAACTGCCTGGAAGTGCGCACCCGGCGTCGTCGCAAGGATGATGCGCCCCCCCACTACCCACCACCCTCCACCGCCACCCCTTCACCTGCTGGGCTCGATCTCTCCCCTGCGGGGCTGGATCTCTCCAATGGCCACCTGGACACCttccgcctctccctggctcgaTTTTGGGAGCAGTCAGCCCCCACTGGGCCTCCAGCCTCCACCCCCGGGCCCCCCGATGATGATGACGACGAGGGGACACCCACCACACCCCAGGCAGAAGGTGCCATGGAGTCCTCTTAA